AAAGCACATACATTGTGTCTACACTCTACACAGCACATGTATGGATAAAGTTGAACTTGTTGGGTGTAACTCAGGAGCGAAACGCATCTGATGACATCACTAACCCCAAGTGTCATTCATAAGGGTATAATGCGCGTGTATATTTTTATATAGGTgagtatgcatgcatgtataCAAAGCGTGCAACATATGTActatgtttcaaaaaaaaaaaagttgagctTGCAAACACTATCAGCAACTTCTTCTttactcgcaaaaaaaaaaaactccttcCAGTAACAAATACTACTTGCTTCACCTCTTGGCAGAAGCCAGAAGGATGTGCTAAAACATGGTTTGTATCCAACTCGATGCTAGATAACTATATCTTAGTCAAAACTGCCATCAAGGAGCAGCAGTGCAATGCCAATCCTCCCACATGCTAGCTGTGGTTGGAATAATCTATGGCCACGACGAAAGAATATGCATGCCCTCGGCCTCCGTCGTGTCTCCGGCCATCCATAATAATATCCATGCTCCTCTCAGTCAATCACCTTACGGCTAAGAAGCCACAACAATAGGGGTTGTCTATACCATACCTGGGTATTTTTCTCCTTCCCCACACTCGAATTTCAGGCCATTGGATCAAGATCTAACGATCCCTGTTCATCTTCAACCTTGAGTCATCCCGTCTTCTTCCtcatccccttcttcttcctcacgcccacgcccccgccgccgcccggcctcccCAGCCACGGGCGCGGGAGGGTCTCGCCGGAGCCCCGCGCGCGGCTCCTGCGCGCGCCTCCTCCCacacaaccgccgccgccgctgccatggcTGTCGTCGCCCCCGCCCCGGCCTGGCCCAACcgccctcctccacccctcggccggcggcgccaccgccgtcggcctcaccgcccccgcgcccgccaccaccgccgggccgGCCTACCACCCCCTGCCTTCCTTCTAAACAAGGCAATGGAGATTGCCGGAGCCCAAACCCAACCCTGAACCCTAACCTCGCCGGAGGTGGAGAAGAAGGTCGCCGGGATTGAGGAAGACGAGGTAGGTTGGCGTCTCCTCGTTTGCTACAAATTCGAGTGTGGGGAGACTTGAAAATGCTCGAGCATCATTTAGCTTTCCCGCAATAATTTCGTCAAAAAAAATCATTCACGACGCGTACACAGTTTAGTTTACTATTACATCTCTGTTGGATaatcgtttttttttcttgaaactaGCCATACACGCTTGAGCGACAGCAGTTCAGACTCTGGGATGTTCTGATGAGATCCATGCCCATTCCTTTGAGCCACCTGTATCCCTTAGCCAAATTAAAGCCACCGTCAGAAGCCACAATAATTCATTTCCTGAATGCCCTCTTTGACCAcccaattgaaaaaaaaaagcataccGATCACGCTTAATAAGCTGAAGGTTGACTAGTAGAATTACACATGCATGTAACATCATTGATCATACTAGCTAAGAAGCAACCTGcacatatgcatgcatgtgtaataatatatatacaaatacaGACCAAtaatagtctgaagcaaagaagAAATCTGAGATATATAGATGAACCAGAGACAATAAGGCTGTCAGCATTGTAGGCTTGTAGCCAGCCAACACGAAATGATTAATTGATCAAGCAGCGTGAGGTGCAGAGATGGTGCCGCTAGTTTCCTCCCTCCTTTTGTGCTTGCTGCAGGTTCCATCACTGGGTCTGGGtgcagccgccgcgccgtcgcctggAAGAAGCACGGCGGCCGCCCGGTGGCGCGAGCTCCACGGCAACCGCTCGTGGAATGGCCTCCTGGACCCGCTCGACATCGACCTGCGCAGGTCCATCATCTCCTACGGCGAGCTCGCGCAGGCCACCTACGACGGCTTCAACCGCGAGCGGCgctcgccgcacgccggcgcgtGCCTGTACGGGCGCTCCGACCTGCTGCCCGGCGTgggcgtggccgccgccggccgccgctacgCCGTCACCAAGTTCGTCTACGCCACGTCGGCGGTGCCCGCGCCCGAGTCGGTCCTCCTCCTGCCGCTGCCGGAGCTCCGGGACGCGTGGTGCCGGGAGTCCAACTGGATCGGCTACGTCGCCGTGGCCACGGacgagggcgcggcggagctggggCGGCGCGACGTCGTCGTGGCGTGGCGCGGGACCCTGACGGACCTCGAGTGGGCCAACGACTTCGCCTTCGCGCCGGCGTCCgccgcgccggtgctgggcgccgccgccgccgcgcacccgcTCGCCCTCGTGCACCGTGGCTTCCTCTCCGTGTACACGTCCAGCAACGCTAACTCCAAGTACAACAAGGCCAGCGCCAGAGATCAGGCAAGCTAGCTAATACGCTCTATGCATCTCCGATCGTATACATCCTATCCTATTTAAGTCAGCATGTACTCATCATCAACTGATGAACACAACGCGCACAATTTCTACGCATGATTGCTTCGAAAATATGAACGTCATAAGTCTCATAACACAGGTTAAAAAATcttattaagaaaaaaaaagttttacgCCTACGTGCGTGCAGGTCTTCGAGGAGGTGAGGAGGCTGATGGAGGTGTACAAGCACGAGGTGACCAGCATCACCATCACCGGGCACAGCCTCGGCGCGGCGCTCTCCATCCTGAACGCCGTCGACATCGTCGCCAACGGCCTGAACGCGCCCGCCGGCGGCAGCTCCACCAAGCCTCCCTGCCCGGTGACGGCCGTCGTGTTCGGGTGCCCGCACGTCGGGGACCGCTTCTTCAGGGCCGCCTTCCGGGACCTGAGGGCCCTCCACGTGAAGAACGCCGGCGACCTCGTGCCGGTGGTGCCGCCGCTCGCGTACGTCGACGTCGCCGTGGTGCTGCCTGTCGACACGCGCCGGTCGCCGTAGCTGAGGTTGCCGGGCACCCCGCAGACGCTCCACAACCTCGAGTGCTACCTgcacggcgtcgccggcgagcagggGAGCGCCGGCGGGTTCAAGCTGGAGGTGGACCGCGACGTGGCGCTGGTGAACAAGGGCGCCGACGCGCTCAGGGACGAGTACCCGGTGCCGGCGAATTGGTGGGTGCCGGAGAACAAGTGGATGGTCAGGAGCGCCGACGGCCAGTGGACGCTCAAGGACTTCAAGGAAATCTAGTTAATAACCTAGCGGCTTGCTTCTCAATTTCTCAAAAGCTTCTTAAAAATGACGAGAAATTAtagtttcttttcttccaaTTCGTTGGGATATTTTGTAACACAAATTAAACATCCAATTATTCAAAGCTTAAAAGATTGCTTTATTTAATGAGAATGAAACTCTTATGAAACCTTGCATAAAGGTTTGCACGAGATCGAGCGAGAGAAAGCTTAATTAACTACTAGACTTGCATGAAGTCCTGAAGCATCCAGTGCCCGTCGGCGCCCAAGACCATGCCCTTGTTCTTGGCCACCCACCAGTCCGCCGGCACCGGGTACTCGTCCCTCAGCGCGTCGACGCGCTTGTTCGCCAGCGCGACGTCGCGCTCCACCTCCAGCTTGAACCCGCCGGCGCTCccctgctcgccggcgacgccgtgcAGGTAGCACTCGAGGTTGTGGAGCGCCAGCAGCGTGGCCGGGTGGCGCAGGTAGGGCGACCGGCCGGTGGTGATGGGCAGCGGCACGGCCACGTCGAGGTAGCCGACCGGCGGGTACGCTGGCACGACGTCGTGGGTGTTCTTCACGTGGAGGGCCCTGAGGTCGCGGAACGAGCGGAAGGCCACCTTGAAGAAATGGTCCCCCACGTGCGGGCTCGCGAAGACGATGGCCGTCACCGGGCATGGCGGCTTGCTGCTCGGCGGTGCGTTGAGGCCGTTGGCGACGATGTCGACGGCGTTGAGTGTGGCGAGGGAGGCCCCGAGGCTGTGGCCGGTGGTGGTGATGCTGGTTACCTCGTCCTTGTACAACTCCATCAGCCTCCTCACCTCCTCAAAAACCTGCATGCGTTTGATATATGGTTAGTGTCAATGGTTGATAAATAGGATTAATTTTCTTTGCAAAAGCCATGTTGACGAGAAAATGAGACATACAAAACGACGTCAGACCTGAAGTTCCATCGGTGGTATGGAATTGGGATAGGACTACCTTCACAATGCTAATTAATGCTAAAGACTTGTAAATGAATATTATCATATCGACATAATTGAGCATATGATTTAAAGAAAATTACGCCCTTCATTAGATGGAGCCATTTTCAGCACTAAAAGAGAGTCACTTCAAGTCAAAGAAATATTTGATTCAAGTACCCATTTTTTGTCAATCATATTGTTGCTAATAAATATTAGCTCGAGGCTCTAAAACCTTGCAAGACGcactagagagagaaagaaagccTAAACATTCTTACACAAAAGCAAAACATCCAACCATTGATTTTATGCACCCAATCATTATTGGCAACTATGGCCTTTGGATTCATTTGcttctaaattacccacatttTGCGATTATTAAAAATACTTATAGTAACAACTAAATCTACGTATAAATTAACCAGGTGTGCTATCATAAAAATTAGAAAGaaatctaaattactcccctgaactatagccaaagtttggataaccccctaaactacaatatggttcaatttactcccctaaactatgcaatttagTCCATCTTACCCCAtaatataatttgtctttttattactccatacacaagttgaagtttaatttcaaattttgcaggattgtagtggacatcacaacgcatattaaaaaaattgttataaattttaatcattgtttttcatataattttgaactgcaatgattaatttattattaaatatcctaatctatcaaaataataataaaaaaatataatgtaTTTTTCTAAGATGTGTAATAATGGAGAAATAAAATTTCAGCTTGTAAAAATTTTTATGCCCATAactgtagtattttttttatgCCCATAACTGTAGTATAAATATTACATAGTATCTGTCTTAGAAAATAAACAAATGAGAGAGCGAGAGATCATGCTCAAATAAGCAACTTTGATTCTTTTGGACCCTAAATTTATCCATAGATTTCTCTTAAAATTGCTAGCCCCGGTAGGCACATGGGTTGATGGACGATCGAGTAGTGAAAATATAATTTGTCCAATCCCAAAATAGAGGCATTCTCGCATCCCACTTATTTGTACAAAAATGGGaccatatacatatatacgACAACCAATCGTATGAAGGTGTGCACGAGAGCGACAGCAATTGACTTAGTCCGGGAGTACGTGTCCATGCCCGTCGGCGCCCCTGGCCATGCATGCCCTTGTGCTGAGTCACACCCACCCCCCAAGCCACCATTCTGCCGGCACTGCAGTTTCTTTGTCCTCACATTATTAGTGATTGACTAGGTGGACTTGCGTAGTTTCTTTGGCTATTATGCTCTTCCAGTTGCTAATAACTATGCTGTTAATTCATTGAGCTCTTCGTATATGGTATTGTTTGTTTGTTGACAGCTCAatgcttgaaaaaaaaatcaacggtATAGCTCGTTAGCTGAAACTGTCAAAATGTGTACTAGGTCTGCCTCTTAATACATTATACAGCAAAATTGCCCCTTCTAGAGTCCAAGAGTTAGGTGCCGTTTTGTAATGCTAGCTTATATATGCGAAACCAAACCATATGAATTATTGAGTGATGCCGATCTGAATAGGTTTGTAGTAAACGTATCCACGATCAAACCCAAAGTTGTTAGCGAGCACGAATTAGACGGAGACACATTCAATTAAGTCCATAGTTTAAAATGTCTTAGTCATCCCTACCAAATTTATCTTGATGACTAGGTCCTATGAATCTCGATCCGTACGTAACtgcgtgctacagtaccatgagTAATTTGTGCATGAAATATTCTTTTGGTAAGTGCAGAAAGAATTGGACAAGAAGCGTGAAGGGTTGGATAGTATGGATGATGGACTTGCCTGATCTCTGGCACTGGACTTGTTGAACTTGGAGTTTGCGTTGCTGGACCTGTACACCGACAGGAAGCCCCTGTGCGCCATGGCGAGCGggtgcgcggccgccgcggcgcccagcaccggcgcggcGGGCACCGGCGTGAAGTCCAGGTCGTCGACCCACTCCAGGTTCCTCATGGTCCCGCGCCACGCCACGACGATGTCGCGCCGCCCCAGCCTGGCCGCGCCCCcgtcggtcgccgccgcgacgtACCCGATCCAGTTGGACTCCCTGCACCACGCCGAGTCcctgagcgccggcggcggcaggcggaggaACGCGTCCGGCACGGGCAGCGCCGACGTGGCGTAGACGAACTTGGTGACGGCGtagtcggcggcggccgacgcgcCCGAGCCGGCCAGCAGGTCGGAGCGGCCGTACAGGCaggcgccggcgtgcggcgagcGCTTCTCCCGGTTGAAGCCGTCGTAGGTGGCCTGCGCGAGCTCGCCGTAGGAGATGATGGACCTGCGGAGGTCGATGTCGAGCGGGTCCAGGAGGCCCTTCCACGAGTCCTTGCCATGGAGCTCGCGCCACCTGTTGGCTACGCCTCGAAGCATCGTCGGCGATGACGACGGCGTGGCTGCGCTGCTAGCTTGTTGGCGCTGGTTAACCGATCAGTTGGCCTTGTTGGCTACTTCACCGTTTCCACAGCTAATAAGCTACTGTGCTTGTCTCCGGTGCCTCAAAATGCTTCAGCCTGGTGCCACATTTATAGCACAATGTAGTGCAGTGTCGTGCAGAAATAATGCAGCTCTCGCCTGCTTCGAATTGGATGTGGCTTTTCCAATATATTCTACTTATTACTAGTCTCTCATTTGAAATGCAAAAGATAGTTTGACTAGGTATAATAGCATTACAGAAGAGAAAGAGGGCCTACCATTCAGTTGTTGGATCAATAAAATTATTTAATTTTATTGAAGTCAAGTCCTCTTGGTGAGGTTTTGGCAAGTTTACTTATTCTACTTATTGAAGAACACCCGGCCACGGATCGAACGCCTTCATTCATCTCCGGCtgcacgccaccgccgctgaTCAAGTCACCATCTCCTCctcataaaaaaaaagaagtttgTTCGAGATGAGATAAAGAAAAGAGTTTAGAGACGactcaaaaaaatttgaagggtttttcttttgaagtctGTCAGTCAAAATTATTAGCCAACTTGAGTCATGAGTATATAAATGAAATTTGTTTTTACAccatctcctccttccttcctctaTGTGGGCTTCAATGGGTACCATATGGGCCGAGTGTCCTGGGCCGGAGAGAAACGTACGTGGGCCTTATTTTCTGGGCTCAGGTGCTGTGGCGTCTCCAAATCTGTTGATGGCGTCCGTCGTATCCAGATTTTCGTTGACCACACATACACGATGAAAAAGAAGATACGTtgtaataaaaaaatgaaaaaaaggaagaTATGTTgtataataaaaaaaatgaaaaataagatACGTACAAGGTCTAtgttaacaaaaaaaaacgtcCACTAAGATGTGATGAAAAGATAAGATTCCAAGCTTTCTGAAAAACGGCATTGTTTTGTGACTCGTAGAATCGTATTGCgcacgaggggggggggggggggggggggggggtgggggggggggttctctAAGATACGACTCACGAGCAGAAGGCGCGCCGTATATACATACTCCGCGGTGGATACCATAAAAAGGGCACCAATTGGACGAGACGACAACGGTTCAGCCAGACAGCGATATACTAGTGGTTCGAGCCAGTGATATATCCAAACGTACGGAGGAGAAGATCGAGATCGATCAGAGCGTCGTttctgctagctagctagttatACATACGCTAGTCGAGCTCGAGCTCTCGAGTCGTCGACTTCCATGGCCTGTGAAGTGGTTGTGCTGTGGAGGCTGATCACCTGCAGGTCGGGCTGTGGTGTCGGCTGCTTTATTGCGGGGTAGTACCTGTGCCGTGGCTCCGGCCGGATCGTCGACCaagggccaccggcggcggcgggcgccttCAGGTGTACGTCCAAGAGAGCTAATTCAAAATCGAATGAAATTTGCATGGTTTTTTTTAATTACTTTTTGCACACGTCCATTTCCTAAGTAATGCTGGTCAATCCGTGAGTTTGACTGCAATCTTGTGTGAACATGCGCGCCCCTGCATGCATGCCTGTCCCGACGATGCGAGGCATCAGCTATCGTCCATACCTCTCCAGCACACactgcgggcgccgccgcctgatCTATCATATGGGCCCCCCCGGCCCGATCGATCGAGTAGGAGAGTCCTACTAGCTAGCTACGATCCATCGGTCAGTTTAATCTCGATCTCGATCTGCGCCTCTCTCTTGTGACATATACAATGCAGGTAGCTAGCCCATAGCACGTGGCGTGCATCGCATTCGCCACGGCCGAACGAAAGAAACGATCTTCGATCagctgagaaaaaaaaacacgtgTTTTTATCTATCTTATCTCCTCCAGCTATCGTGTCAGGAATGGGCACAAGGTCGAACATGGGGGCAGGGATGATGATAGAGTGTGTCAAGCTTTTGGATTTGACAACGTTTCCTTAGGCTCAATTTAGTTTTTTCAGTATATATCATATGTCCCGTCACATCGCATATTTACGCaccaattagaagtattaaaaatagacttattacaaaattaatttcataaatcgtgacttaatcacgagataaatttattaagtctaattaatttataatttgacCACTAAGATCAGTCTCAGTGGAAGTGTCAACGACACAGTTACCAAGACTGGAAACTTGAGAACTGTGTCAGTGGAATGTCATGGTGATGAGACTCCTCTTATATTTCATGACACTCATCTCTCCTTTCTTTTCATATTATTGGTACATGTTAGTAAATTTAATGTCCATGACACTCCTATAGTACTCCCATTGAGATTGacctaattgctacagtaatcatctgctaatcatgcattaattatacttaatagattcgtctagagCTATAATTGtaacttatgcaattagttttatatttaGCTGGCATTTAAATATTCGATATGACAGCAACTTAAAAAAACGAAATGAAGACCCCATCAATCAATTCATGCGAGACACACACCACCGATAGTCGTGGTGGAATTCGAAATAAAGCGCGACGTACAGTAGTTTTCTGAAAATGCCGCCGGAGGGTAGCTAGGAGGAGAAGGAAATTagtaagcttttttttttttcgaTCAAGGAAATTAGTAAGCTTCTGTAACGAGACACAGCAAACACAAGGAAAGGCGTTGGTCGGTTGGCCAGGGATGGAGTTCTCGTACCGTTCGGCAGCAGCAGGTGACCCGATGCCCTTCTCACTCTCGGCCCATCCAACGTGTGGCTCCCGGGACTGTGGCCAGCACACCACGTAGCTCCGCACGGCGGCTGCCTGCCTCTACCTGCTGCTAGTGACAACAGCGATCGACCAAAGCCAACGGCGACATCCACCAACCTCTCCTTCGGCCGGCCCTGATAGATTGACCTGTTgctttagcttcgtgatcagATTCGAAGGTTCTGGCcgccctctctccctttttCAGGAAATTGTGCCCGTCCTCTTGTCGCTGGAGGGCTGGGAGCTGAGGGAGAATATCTTTAAATTTTTCCTATATATTTTGCACTCCTACGTATAGAAAGAAGAGTAAGAATGTGGATTTATCATCATCCTTTTATCGTTTTCCGTTGGTTCGAAAACTAAAACGTTGTTTTGTTTTTCATTTGTGCTGAAAGTTGGGGGCAAAAAAGTTGTCATGTCGCGAGACACGTTTTTCTCGAACCATATATGACGAAGGAATTAccatattgttttttttttcaaaaagatTGTGTTACTACAGTGTCATTTGAGAGTTTTCCTTTTATATGTCGCTTTCCATGTTTGGTATGAATAACACTAGGCGTGCTATTTATTCCACCGATACATATATATGAAGTTGTCATGATCATCCGTAACTCTTCTTATGTCTACTAGTCTATCAACACGTGCTCCTACACAggctagttagagatatctaataataaTCTATCTCACGCTCTATTTAatcaattaaatattttaaTCCAGTAGTGTAAatatacatatttattattatataaTTGTAAAAAACATGATAGGCTTAGTTACTAatttttttctcactttgcatcacacatgcatatatatttgatatgtatttaattgaacattttgtttgagttatgtgaacaacatgaaattcgtattcttatctcttgtcttatacatgaatatatgatgaCACACACATTATGGTTAATATttctatataaataataatataaataatatattaataatgataaaagttagaattttatattgatgcgcttTAAAATTGTATTATAatcatataa
The nucleotide sequence above comes from Panicum virgatum strain AP13 chromosome 3K, P.virgatum_v5, whole genome shotgun sequence. Encoded proteins:
- the LOC120701182 gene encoding phospholipase A1-II 7-like, yielding SVNQRQQASSAATPSSSPTMLRGVANRWRELHGKDSWKGLLDPLDIDLRRSIISYGELAQATYDGFNREKRSPHAGACLYGRSDLLAGSGASAAADYAVTKFVYATSALPVPDAFLRLPPPALRDSAWCRESNWIGYVAAATDGGAARLGRRDIVVAWRGTMRNLEWVDDLDFTPVPAAPVLGAAAAAHPLAMAHRGFLSVYRSSNANSKFNKSSARDQVFEEVRRLMELYKDEVTSITTTGHSLGASLATLNAVDIVANGLNAPPSSKPPCPVTAIVFASPHVGDHFFKVAFRSFRDLRALHVKNTHDVVPAYPPVGYLDVAVPLPITTGRSPYLRHPATLLALHNLECYLHGVAGEQGSAGGFKLEVERDVALANKRVDALRDEYPVPADWWVAKNKGMVLGADGHWMLQDFMQV